A single window of Ictalurus furcatus strain D&B chromosome 3, Billie_1.0, whole genome shotgun sequence DNA harbors:
- the zfyve26 gene encoding zinc finger FYVE domain-containing protein 26 isoform X2: MHPFGREEESSVKDLYVFFTQCLRHGEWELAAACVRQLSQAAGDVPWRPDDIIAALIARPYQLAWETAGSPHRLAWFWLQVLEKHSKDKVSLSVRRELAFLLILEELGEEVPHSVLKELHQAFLESERVERKDSPSVLPLSDAALSSIRSTLSERSPRLTHALLRFLKHTNVSSVFLQYLLDLMEEKEGKRSEGWAEEVCGALALAPCAAEAELERLWAGLWRAREGPLSEERVMGCLLRPQSHTLLMHYCATALRLNRDRLLQDAMHTQVELPEAERLMLGLCCHGDRHAAWKAIYFECLSSGKHFLEQVLVTGLDLIKKEEFSKLEALLGVEFQPLSRLLLLLGWKHCQSLDSAQRLLRTLHQQQAKDTVLSDFANVLSSQLRVLEWCAKNNLEISHEALLSQLHSLDHHSALYVLHSLTPLAKYDEQRVLELLHATGDSLSGDAQSSCVQRNITMFRAFCAMKYAVYAVCVNTRVCCSDLGSAQVPQKEQAEGHSSLFQHYLSECQLYLEAVPTMFRLELLENIFSLLFLSFSDFAESNRSGKERKRSGSTEEKRKEENGERAAREEKGECSASVKSGQVTSGCCGFLLNPGTMEGVLRLLREGLEGICALGRTLEAEAELAQSLGCSVTVETFSSRLQRLSKHTAEAQWRLQIVTTNQGNPSGESGGPALPSPGLTSALPLRRSSSSSSGVSGVRKKKRSRRRRPERRMASERQNGEISTSASDGSGGTVPVCVEYEVCFCGGPHSWLVPSMLSPPESLLISCIRRGNYVEAHQVMLMFGLENAPCCGELFFMERYHEVLSELAQVEQKIESQSLSSLSSSTEALGSVGVTGPGRSRLGSSSRSTLQSIGNAAAAGMAFYSISDVADRLLSSASRPLACLEENYWLSHLLSDPSDPLRPLLEELSPAGMAAFDLACCQCQLWKSSRQLLETAERRLHASLESRGMTLDRDVHHSEGVRGFPSVLQQISKILNRTTTSKGPPKSDSNRDEGGVTPPFGCSAQEVLLCSHTSLTEDAIATRLMLVQRLEVTLQTLTSALDMAGESQSASSVLTCLLDQAGQKQSELDSHPVRSAMKQLLRSLDQLCPFELGGATSSPDYMRSFLDYINMLASVLVRSLGSEDQSSAVKLGNPLLVLLQSPHQLLSHLLFDRQVTPDRLLSLLHQEGLHVNVQQVIVQRCCDPLPLWVPPSMKGAGAEGGAFCPSSIASLLHQHTQERTFTVDLSEPPTVSEPSSESEASVENSVSPVLSTSPPSPSLSSSSSFSSSSSSSSVSSFLLTASALSFLKSRSPLVAVLVLLSVSRVEIARVASSPWPGLPSYFRSVGRKETPLDLEQISKEVEALLASFPILKAFLVDMAAPLLGSSPDAEEGVGAALSRKSGTVAVLFSGSQDGTGQAIVGEAFQQALSTGDLNRALSLLDLYAQNCSQKGALRDRLLACTTLAEQLFRVKDWELRARVALQGLERWPLHSCLELLQFCLSDSSPDHTLTPQLRQRKHELDMYNRMLSLQPPLEWQTWQELKEESSRNPESMFSLLLKTQEFDLCAQWVQLYPVSEQSKLQLQTEHLLHLLENGLTEDTFQLLEGLPDSLEVSERALDQRPGLAACHFLSDYLTLHFQSRMTPARRRHIHALHLGSKVLLTLPEAARQDYFQLLADPLLMLEQLLMNLKVEWLSVAVSTLRNLLPTQEAGITNLDIDTLLAEYAKNALDFPYAPRERARSDSVISLQDVLLQCPVQESASSSPSRTPPPSTGGTPMHTPSSSSHEQDRGSGGKKPRPSSMFTPPEKTPERKDWIPDHHRHICMVCQRERFTMFNRRHHCRRCGRLVCHACSSRKMVVEGSEEPVRVCDQCYSFFHTALDEELEQAEAGSPVSAEGTLDGVLCLPEVPQRQYRLSPNAAENQQLHNEFYYEQAPSASLCVSILSLHSDHAACGRQLIGHCRSISCKLTNPEVDARLLTDVMQQLMFSAKLMFVKAGRSQDLALCDSYISKVDVLKILVSANYKYIPSLDDILETTAVTRLRNQLLEAEYYQLAVEVSTKSGLDPSGVWHAWGMALLKARCLSAAREKFARCLKAPVDRNQLNLGSRLLQEIVQHLESTTRLASSPTADNDLLASLTELEEALRDTSPADRTENRLQRFGHHQECVYYLMSYGTHLSLVSFYLRHDCLKDALTYLLSKECPEDVFLEGVLQPCLERGRLGVLQGLLESLDATLESWGRYLIPACQMLQRKGYYHTLYQLQQFMMDHVRAAMTCIRFFTHKAHSYVQLGEQQRWLVRAKEHLRAFLQEQQNRRKTFSSSSSSSSSFRKKMSSSDVSRHMNTIMLQLEVTRFLHRCESSSSSRAATSPTPTGNSAPPTLFGGSPMKVDVACRVMLGGKNIEEGFGIAYRVIQDFQLDALAVYMRVGQRLVSLREYQAIRQLLKCVSESGTATKHDCDTIVLSCVSAWDKNPADAKELEALILESKSTENKIKAYLMCNKLRAAYLLAVKLDPVKACVLVQDVLQAAEVSSDSVMQQICRQWLSEHQEPASRKHHGNKR, from the exons ATGCATCCGTTCGGCCGAGAGGAGGAGAGCTCCGTGAAGGACCTGTATGTCTTTTTCACTCAGTGTTTACGGCATGGCGAGTGGGAACTGGCCGCCGCTTGTGTCCGACAGCTCAGTCAGGCTGCCGGAGATGTTCCGTGGCGTCCTGACGACATCATCGCTGCGCTTATCGCGCGACCGTATCAACTTGC GTGGGAGACAGCGGGAAGTCCTCACAGACTCGCATGGTTCTGGCTGCAGGTGCTGGAGAAACACTCAAAAGACAAG GTGTCTCTCTCAGTCCGGAGAGAGCTAGCCTTCCTGCTGATTTTAGAGGAGCTCGGAGAGGAGGTGCCTCATTCTGTACTAAAG gaGCTGCATCAGGCCTTCCTGGAGTCTGAGCGTGTCGAGAGGAAGGACTCGCCCTCCGTTCTTCCTCTGAGTGACGCCGCTCTCTCCTCCATCCGCTCCACCCTCTCTGAGCGCAGTCCACGTCTGACCCACGCCCTGCTCCGCTTCCTGAAACACACGAACGTATCCAGCGTCTTTCTCCAATATCTCCTGGACCTTATGGAGGAGAAGGAGGGCAAGAGGAGTGAGGGATGGGCAGAGGAGGTGTGCGGCGCTCTGGCTCTTGCTCCGTGTGCAGCAGAGGCGGAGCTGGAGCGGCTGTGGGCGGGGCTATGGAGGGCAAGGGAAGGGCCTCTAAGTGAGGAGAGGGTGATGGGATGCCTGCTCCGACCTCAGAGTCACACTCTGCTCATGCACTACTGTGCCACAGCTCTGCGGCTCAACAGGGACAGGCTGCTCCAAGATGcaatgcacacacagg tggagTTACCTGAAGCAGAGAGGCTCATGCTTGGCCTGTGTTGTCATGGTGACCGTCATGCAGCTTGGAAAGCCATCTACTTTGAGTGTTTGAGCAGTGGAAAGCACTTTCTGGAGCAGGTTCTG GTCACAGGGCTTGACCTCATAAAGAAGGAGGAGTTTTCTAAACTGGAGGCGTTGCTTGGGGTGGAGTTTCAGCCACTGTCCCGCCTCCTTCTTTTGCTGGGATGGAAACACTGCCAGAGCCTTGACTCCGCCCAGCGCCTCCTCAGGACTCTGCACCAACAGCAG gcCAAAGACACTGTCCTCAGCGACTTTGCGAACGTCCTCTCATCTCAGTTAAGGGTGTTGGAGTGGTGTGCCAAAAACAACCT TGAGATCTCCCATGAGGCCTTGCTGTCTCAGCTGCACAGTCTGGATCATCACTCTGCTCTCTATGTgctgcactcactcactcctctgGCTAAGTATGACGAGCAGAGAGTGTTGGAGCTGCTCCACgccacag GAGATTCTTTGTCTGGAGATGCTCAGAGCAGCTGCGTCCAGCGCAACATCACCATGTTCAGGGCCTTCTGTGCCATGAAATACGCCGTCTATGCCGTGTGTGTGAACACGCGTGTCTGCTGTTCAGATTTGGGTTCGGCGCAGGTACCGCAGAAGGAACAGGCTGAAG GTCACTCGTCCCTGTTCCAGCATTACCTGTCGGAGTGTCAGCTCTACTTGGAAGCAGTTCCTACCATGTTTCGCCTGGAGCTCCTGGAGAACATCTTCTCGTTACTTTTCCTGTCCTTCTCTGACTTTGCCGAATCGAATCGCTCCGGCAAGGAGAGGAAACGGAGCGGCAGCACTGAAGAGAAGCGCAAAGAAGAGAACGGCGAAAGAGCAGCGCGCGAAGAGAAGGGCGAGTGTTCTGCGAGTGTCAAGTCTGGTCAGGTGACTTCGGGCTGTTGTGGCTTCCTGCTGAACCCTGGTACGATGGAGGGAGTCCTGCGGCTCCTCAGAGAGGGACTGGAGGGAATATGTGCCCTCGGGAGGACGCTGGAGGCCGAGGCGGAGCTGGCTCAGAGTCTGGGCTGCTCGGTTACGGTGGAGACGTTCAGCTCTCGCTTACAGAGGCTCTCCAAACACACGGCCGAGGCTCAGTGGAGGCTGCAGATCGTCACAACCAATCAGGGGAACCCAAGCGGTGAGTCAG gtggtCCGGCTCTACCCTCCCCAGGCCTGACCTCTGCTCTCCCCCTGAGgcgtagcagcagcagcagcagtggtgTTTCTGGTGTCCGGAAGAAGAAGCGATCGCGTCGCCGTCGTCCCGAGCGACGCATGGCCTCCGAACGACAGAACGGAGAGATCAGCACCAGCGCTTCAG ACGGCAGTGGTGGCACCGtgccagtgtgtgtggagtatgaAGTGTGTTTTTGTGGAGGACCTCACAGCTGGCTCGTTCCCTCCATGCTCTCCCCGCCTGAGTCTCTCTTGATCTCCTGCATACGCAGAGGAAACTACGTGGAGGCTCATCAG gtgatgctGATGTTTGGGCTAGAGAATGCACCATGCTGTGGGGAGCTCTTCTTCATGGAGCGTTACCACGAGGTTCTGTCTGAGCTCGCTCAGGTCGAGCAGAAGATCGAGAGCCAGTCCCTTTCTTCGTTATCGTCCTCCACGGAGGCTCTGGGGTCAGTCGGGGTGACGGGACCGGGACGGAGCCGCCtgggcagcagcagcagatccACTCTGCAGAGCATCGGCAACGCAGCTGCAGCAG gCATGGCGTTCTACTCCATCTCCGACGTCGCTGATCGTCTCCTGAGCTCTGCCTCTCGTCCTCTGGCCTGTCTGGAGGAGAACTACTggctctctcaccttctctctgACCCCTCAGACCCCCTGCGCCCTCTGCTGGAGGAGCTGAGTCCCGCTGGCATGGCCGCTTTTGACCTGGCCTGCTGCCAGTGCCAGCTGTGGAAGAGCTCAAGGCAGCTTCTGGAGACGGCTGAGCGGAGACTGCATGCTTCACTGGAGAGTCGAG GTATGACACTGGACCGGGACGTTCATCATTCTGAAGGCGTTCGGGGATTTCCTTCTGTACTGCAGCAGATCAGTAAAATACTCAACAGAACAACGACCAGCAAAGGGCCACCCAAATCGG ACTCTAACAGAGACGAGGGTGGAGTCACGCCTCCGTTCGGCTGCAGCGCTCAGGAAGTCCTCCTCTGTAGTCACACGTCCCTCACGGAGGACGCCATCGCCACCCGCCTCATGCTCGTCCAGCGCCTCGAGGTCACACTGCAGACTCTGACCTCCGCCCTCGACATGGCCG GGGAGAGTCAGTCGGCCAGCTCTGTCCTGACGTGTCTGTTGGACCAGGCAGGCCAGAAGCAGTCCGAGCTCGACTCGCACCCCGTCCGCTCTGCTATGAAACAGCTCTTGCGCTCCCTGGACCAGCTGTGCCCTTTCGAACTGGGCGGTGCCACCAGTAGTCCAGATTACATGCGCAGCTTCCTGGATTATATCAACATGCTGGCGTCAGTGCTGGTGCGCAGCCTGGGCTCCGAAG ATCAGAGTTCGGCGGTGAAATTGGGGAATCCTCTGCTCGTGCTGCTGCAGTCGCCACATCAGCTCCTCTCACACCTGCTCTTCGACAGACAGGTCACACCCGACAG gttaCTGTCTCTGCTGCATCAGGAGGGTCTGCATGTAAACGTCCAGCAGGTCATAGTGCAGCGCTGCTGTGATCCACTCCCTCTCTGGGTCCCTCCCTCCATGAAGGGCGCAGGAGCCGAAGGAGGAGCTTTCTGCCCATCCAGCATCGCCTCTCTCCTCCATCAGCACACTCAGGAGCGAACTTTCACCGTCGACCTTTCTGAACCTCCCACCGTCTCCGAACCCAGCTCGGAATCTGAGGCGTCGGTCGAAAACAGCGTCTCCCCCgttctctccacctctcctccttctccgtCTTTGTCTTCATCCTCGTCCTTCTcttcatcgtcatcatcgtccTCTGTGTCTTCTTTCCTCCTCACAGCCTCCGCTCTGTCGTTCCTGAAATCCCGCTCTCCGCTCGTCGCTGTCCTGGTGTTGCTCAGCGTGAGTAGGGTGGAGATCGCCCGCGTGGCGTCCTCTCCGTGGCCCGGACTGCCTTCGTATTTTCGAAGCGTTGGGCGTAAAGAAACTCCGCTGGACTTGGAGCAGATCTCCAAAGAGGTCGAAGCTTTGCTCGCGTCCTTCCCTATCCTCAAGGCCTTCCTAGTGGACATGGCGGCGCCCTTGCTGGGGTCGTCTCCTGACGCTGAAGAAGGCGTCGGAGCGGCCCTGAGCAGGAAGTCGGGCACAGTGGCCGTGCTCTTCTCCGGGTCTCAGGATGGAACGGGTCAGGCGATAGTGGGTGAAGCTTTCCAGCAGGCTTTGAGCACCGGAGACCTGAACCGAGCTCTGAGCCTGCTGGACCTCTACGCACAAAACTGCAGCCAGAAGGGGGCGCTACGGGACAGACTGCTCGCCTGCACCACCCTGGCAG AGCAGCTGTTCCGGGTGAAGGACTGGGAGCTGCGAGCCCGTGTGGCGCTGCAGGGTTTGGAGCGATGGCCTCTTCACAGCTGCCTGGAGCTGCTGCAGTTCTGCCTCAGTGACTCGAGCCCAGATCACACGCTCACGCCCCAGCTGCGGCAGAGAAAACATGAACTCGACATGTacaacagg atgCTGAGCCTACAGCCTCCACTGGAATGGCAGACGTGGCAGGAGTTGAAGGAGGAGTCGAGCAGAAACCCAGAGTCCATGTTCTCCCTTTTGCTGAAGACACAG gaGTTTGATTTGTGTGCTCAGTGGGTGCAGCTGTATCCCGTATCGGAGCAATCTAAACTGCAGCTCCAGACTGAACACCTGCTCCATCTGCTGGAGAACGGCTTAACCGAGGACACCTTCCAG CTTCTCGAGGGCCTTCCTGATTCGCTGGAGGTTAGCGAGCGCGCGCTAGATCAGAGGCCCGGATTGGCTGCCTGCCACTTCCTGTCTGATTACCTCACGCTGCACTTTCAGAGCCGGATGACGCCAGCACGTAGACGCCACATACACGCCCTGCACCTGGGCtctaag GTGTTGCTGACACTTCCGGAAGCTGCTCGGCAGGACTACTTCCAGCTGCTGGCGGATCCTCTGCTCATGCTGGAGCAGCTGTTGATGAACCTGAAGGTGGAATGGTTGTCGGTCGCCGTCTCGACCCTCCGGAACCTTTTACCGACCCAGGAAGCGGGAATCACCAACCTGGATATCGACACACTGCTGGCTGAGTACGCAAAGAACGCCCTGGACTTCCCCTACGCCCCCCGAGAGAGGGCACGCAGCG aCTCGGTGATCAGCTTGCAGGACGTGCTGCTGCAGTGTCCCGTTCAGGAGAGCGCGTCGTCTTCTCCTAGCCGCACCCCGCCTCCCTCGACAG GCGGCACTCCCATGCATACTCCATCCAGCTCCAGCCATGAACAAGACAGAGGTTCGGGTGGGAAGAAGCCCCGCCCCTCGTCCATGTTCACCCCTCCAGAGAAAACCCCGGAGCGTAAAGACTGGATTCCTGACCACCACAGGCACATCTGCATGgtctgtcagagagagagattcaccatg tTTAACCGGCGGCATCACTGCAGGCGCTGTGGCCGCTTGGTGTGTCACGCCTGCTCCAGCAGGAAGATGGTGGTGGAGGGGAGTGAGGAGCCCGTGAGAGTGTGTGACCAGTGCTACAGCTTCTTCCACACAGc TTTGGATGAAGAGCTGGAGCAGGCCGAAG CAGGCAGTCCGGTGTCTGCTGAGGGAACGCTAGACGGCGTCCTCTGTCTCCCTGAGGTTCCTCAGAGGCAGTACAGACTCAGTCCCAATGCAGCAGAGAACCAGCAGCTACACAACGAATTCTACTACGAACAG gcACCAAGCGCGTCCCTGTGTGTGTCCATCCTCAGCCTTCACAGTGACCACGCCGCCTGCGGTCGCCAGCTGATTGGTCACTGCCGCTCGATCTCATGCAAACTGACCAATCCTGAGGTGGACGCTCGTCTCCTGACCGACGTCATGCAGCAGCTCATGTTCAGCGCTAAGCTGATGTTTGTAAAAGCTGGACGCAGCCAGGACTTGGCTCTGTGTGACAG CTACATCAGTAAGGTGGACGTGTTGAAGATCCTGGTCAGTGCTAACTATAAGTACATCCCGTCTCTGGACGACATTTTGGAGACGACGGCAGTGACGCGTCTGAGGAACCAGCTGCTCGAGGCAGAGTATTATCAGCTGGCTGTGGAG GTGTCTACCAAAAGCGGTCTGGACCCGAGCGGCGTGTGGCACGCGTGGGGCATGGCGCTCCTGAAGGCGAGATGTCTGAGCGCAGCCCGGGAGAAGTTCGCACGCTGCCTGAAAGCTCCGGTGGACAGAAACCAGCTGAACCTGGGGTCACGACTGCTGCAGGAGATCGTCCAGCACCTGGAGTCTACCACACGACTCGCGTCGAGCCCG ACAGCAGATAACGACCTCCTGGCGTCCCTGACCGAGCTGGAGGAGGCTCTGCGCGATACGTCACCGGCGGACCGGACGGAGAACCGGTTGCAGCGCTTTGGACACCATCAGGAGTGTGTGTACTACCTGATGAGCTACGGCACACACCTGAGTCTCGTTTCCTTCTACCTGCGTCACGACTGCCTGAAGGACGCACTCACATATCTGCTCAGCAAG GAGTGTCCAGAAGACGTGTTTCTGGAGGGCGTGCTCCAGCCGTGTTTGGAACGAGGCCGATTGGGCGTCCTGCAGGGGCTCCTGGAGAGTCTGGACGCTACGTTGGAGAGCTGGGGGCGATACCTGATACCAGCGTGCCAAATGCTCCAGCGCAAGGGTTATTACCATACCCTGTACCAACTACAGCAGTTCATGATG gACCACGTCCGAGCGGCTATGACGTGTATCCGCTTCTTCACACACAAGGCTCACTCCTACGTGCAGTTGGGTGAGCAGCAGCGCTGGCTGGTCCGAGCCAAAGAGCACCTGAGGGCCTTCCTACAGGAGCAACAGAACCGCCGCAAAACcttctcttcttcctcatcgTCGTCATCCTCCTTCAGGAAAAAAATGAGCTCCAGCGACGTCTCCAG ACACATGAACACCATCATGCTGCAGCTGGAAGTGACACGTTTTCTGCATCGATGCgaaagctcctcctcctctagAGCCGCCACAAGCCCCACCCCTACAGGCAACAGTGCCCCGCCCACTCTTTTTGGAGGAAGTCCCATGAAGGTGGATGTGGCCTGCAGG GTGATGCTGGGGGGCAAAAACATTGAGGAGGGGTTCGGCATTGCTTATCGAGTCATACAG GATTTTCAGTTGGACGCTCTGGCTGTGTACATGCGTGTTGGTCAGCGGTTGGTGAGTCTGCGTGAGTACCAGGCCATACGCCAGCTGCTGAAGTGTGTGAGCGAGTCAGGAACCGCCACCAAACATGACTGCGACACCATTGTGCTCAGCTGCGTCTCGGCCTGGGACAAAAACCCTGCTGAT gccaaagagttggAGGCTCTGATTTTGGAGTCCAAATCCACAGAGAATAAA attaAAGCGTACCTGATGTGCAATAAGCTGAGGGCGGCGTATCTCCTGGCGGTGAAGCTGGACCCTGTGAAGGCGTGTGTGCTCGTACAGGACGTCCTCCAGGCCGCCGAGGTCTCGAGCGACTCCGTCATGCAACAGATCTGCCGTCAGTGGCTCTCGGAACACCAGGAGCCGGCGTCACGGAAGCACCACGGCAACAAAAGGTAG